In a single window of the Campylobacter hyointestinalis subsp. lawsonii genome:
- the guaA gene encoding glutamine-hydrolyzing GMP synthase, whose amino-acid sequence MKNADILVLDFGSQYTQLIARRLREQGVYAELLPFNVGIQTIKAKNPKGIILSGGPASVYAKDAYFCDDQIWELDIPVLGICYGMQLMAFKFGAKVAPASQKEYGKAKINILKECALLKGVTNGSIVWMSHSDKVTALPSGFEVLADSENSEFCIFGSESKKFYALQFHPEVAHTEFGDVILKNFAKICGCESTWNMGSFAKKEIEALRNKVGNDKVLCAVSGGVDSSVVAALLASAIPQNLIAVFVDNGLLRHNEAKQVEEMFRLKLGVNLISIDASELFLGRLKGVSDPEKKRKIIGETFIEVFEAEAKKHANVKYLAQGTLYTDVIESSVVGASKTIKSHHNVGGLPEWMKFELIEPLREIFKDEVRKLGLELGLSQDVVFRHPFPGPGLAIRIMGEVTKDRLELLRKADVILRDELKSSGWYDKTWQAFCVLLNVNSVGVMGDNRTYENAVCIRVVDASDGMTASFSRLPYDLLENCSRRIINEVEGINRVVYDISSKPPATIEWE is encoded by the coding sequence ATGAAAAATGCAGATATTTTAGTGCTAGATTTTGGATCACAATACACACAGCTCATCGCTAGAAGACTTAGAGAACAAGGCGTTTATGCTGAGCTTTTGCCGTTTAATGTTGGTATTCAAACTATAAAAGCCAAAAATCCAAAAGGTATAATCCTAAGTGGTGGTCCAGCAAGTGTTTATGCTAAGGATGCGTATTTTTGCGATGATCAGATATGGGAGCTTGATATTCCTGTTCTTGGAATTTGCTACGGAATGCAACTAATGGCATTTAAATTTGGTGCTAAAGTTGCTCCTGCTAGTCAAAAAGAGTATGGAAAAGCAAAGATAAATATACTAAAAGAATGTGCTTTACTAAAAGGCGTGACAAACGGCAGTATAGTTTGGATGAGCCATTCAGATAAAGTTACTGCTTTACCGAGTGGTTTTGAGGTTTTAGCAGACTCTGAAAATAGCGAATTTTGTATATTTGGCTCTGAGAGTAAGAAATTTTATGCACTTCAATTTCACCCAGAAGTCGCTCATACTGAATTTGGCGACGTGATACTTAAAAACTTTGCTAAAATTTGTGGCTGCGAAAGCACTTGGAATATGGGAAGTTTTGCTAAAAAAGAGATAGAGGCTTTGCGTAATAAAGTAGGAAATGATAAAGTTTTATGCGCAGTAAGCGGTGGCGTGGATAGCTCTGTTGTAGCTGCTCTTTTAGCTAGTGCAATCCCGCAAAATTTGATAGCAGTATTTGTAGATAATGGACTTCTTAGACATAATGAAGCTAAGCAAGTAGAAGAGATGTTTAGACTAAAACTCGGTGTAAATCTCATCAGTATAGATGCTAGTGAGCTGTTTTTAGGAAGACTTAAAGGCGTAAGCGATCCTGAGAAAAAACGTAAGATTATAGGTGAAACATTTATAGAAGTTTTTGAGGCTGAGGCAAAAAAACACGCAAACGTAAAATACCTTGCTCAAGGTACTTTATATACTGATGTTATCGAAAGTAGCGTTGTTGGTGCTTCTAAGACTATTAAAAGCCACCACAATGTAGGCGGACTTCCTGAATGGATGAAATTTGAGCTGATAGAGCCTTTAAGAGAGATATTTAAAGATGAGGTTAGAAAGCTAGGGCTTGAGCTAGGACTAAGCCAAGATGTAGTTTTTCGTCATCCATTCCCAGGACCAGGTCTAGCCATACGCATAATGGGAGAGGTTACAAAAGATCGCCTTGAGCTTTTAAGAAAAGCTGATGTTATATTAAGAGATGAGTTAAAAAGTAGTGGTTGGTATGATAAGACTTGGCAAGCATTTTGCGTACTTTTAAACGTAAATAGCGTAGGAGTTATGGGCGATAACCGCACTTATGAAAATGCGGTCTGTATCCGCGTAGTCGATGCAAGCGATGGAATGACAGCTAGTTTTTCTAGACTTCCTTATGATTTGCTAGAAAACTGTAGCCGTCGTATAATAAACGAAGTTGAAGGCATCAACCGCGTAGTGTATGACATCAGCTCAAAACCGCCTGCAACTATAGAATGGGAATAA
- a CDS encoding sodium:proton antiporter has protein sequence MISPSELKFENQLDAADKLFEILPKNELISGDYVLICSSLDSIVLTDRVAHALGLSYELLFSEQITAPNNLECEVGMVSETEEIVINEELINAFNITLDFIYGEAHRKYEEKILKNVYRYRKGKLLWDLQGRNILLIDEGCETGATAVTCIKTLINLGVKSITYATPLMPLSIVSYLNTLIDNIFCVRKIANFVDVDFYYNNKIDLNSDSIMSILEESPYYLPLQK, from the coding sequence ATGATAAGTCCAAGTGAGCTTAAATTTGAAAACCAGCTTGATGCAGCTGATAAACTTTTTGAGATATTGCCTAAAAATGAGCTTATAAGTGGCGATTACGTGCTTATTTGCTCGTCTTTGGATTCGATCGTTTTAACAGATAGAGTGGCCCATGCTTTAGGTCTTAGTTATGAGTTGCTATTTAGTGAGCAGATAACAGCACCAAATAATCTAGAATGCGAAGTCGGTATGGTAAGCGAAACTGAGGAAATAGTCATAAATGAAGAGCTTATAAACGCTTTTAATATAACTTTGGATTTTATTTACGGTGAAGCTCATAGAAAATATGAAGAAAAGATCTTAAAAAATGTTTATAGATACAGAAAAGGAAAGTTACTTTGGGATTTACAAGGAAGAAATATCTTGCTGATCGATGAAGGTTGTGAAACTGGGGCTACTGCAGTTACTTGCATAAAAACACTTATAAATTTAGGGGTAAAGTCCATAACTTACGCAACGCCACTTATGCCACTTAGCATCGTTTCATACCTAAATACATTGATAGATAATATATTTTGTGTCAGAAAAATAGCAAATTTTGTCGATGTGGATTTTTATTATAACAACAAAATAGACTTAAATTCAGATTCTATTATGTCTATTTTAGAAGAAAGTCCATATTATTTACCATTACAAAAATAA
- the pheS gene encoding phenylalanine--tRNA ligase subunit alpha yields MQEIIDRIEKAKNLDELEKIRVELFGKKGVITSLFAKLKDIAPEEKKAFAENLNIQRDTFNAKIAQKKAILESEFIKAKMKRESVDITLFNEPLNKGALHPVMETMDKIIEYFVAQNFSVESGPLIEDDFHNFEALNLPKYHPARDMQDTFYLKDFRLLRTHTSPVQVRTMLKQKPPIRMIAPGSVFRRDLDLTHTPMFHQVEGLVVEEEGKVSFANLKYILEEFLRYMFGDVKVRFRPSFFPFTEPSTEVDISCIFCGGNGCRVCKQTGWLEVLGSGIVDPNVFKAVGYENVSGYAFGLGVERFAMLLHQIPDLRSLFEGDIRLLEQFK; encoded by the coding sequence TTGCAAGAGATTATTGATAGGATTGAAAAGGCTAAAAATCTTGATGAGCTTGAAAAAATTAGAGTTGAGCTTTTTGGAAAAAAAGGTGTTATTACATCTCTTTTTGCAAAACTAAAAGATATAGCTCCAGAAGAAAAAAAGGCCTTTGCCGAGAATTTAAATATTCAAAGAGATACGTTTAATGCTAAAATCGCACAGAAAAAAGCGATTTTAGAAAGTGAGTTTATAAAAGCTAAAATGAAACGCGAAAGTGTTGATATCACGCTTTTTAACGAGCCTTTAAATAAAGGTGCTTTGCATCCTGTTATGGAGACTATGGATAAAATCATTGAGTATTTTGTTGCTCAAAACTTTAGTGTAGAGAGCGGACCGCTTATAGAAGATGATTTTCATAATTTTGAGGCTTTAAATTTACCAAAATATCATCCCGCACGCGATATGCAAGATACATTTTATCTTAAGGATTTTAGGTTGCTTAGGACTCATACAAGTCCAGTTCAAGTAAGAACTATGCTAAAACAAAAACCGCCTATTCGTATGATAGCTCCAGGATCTGTTTTTAGACGTGATCTTGATCTTACCCATACACCGATGTTTCATCAAGTAGAAGGACTAGTTGTCGAAGAAGAAGGAAAAGTAAGCTTTGCGAATTTAAAATATATATTAGAAGAGTTTTTAAGATATATGTTTGGCGATGTAAAAGTTAGATTTCGTCCTAGCTTTTTTCCATTTACAGAACCTAGCACAGAAGTTGATATAAGCTGTATATTTTGTGGCGGCAATGGATGTAGAGTATGCAAACAAACAGGCTGGTTAGAAGTCTTAGGAAGTGGGATAGTCGATCCAAATGTCTTTAAAGCAGTCGGTTATGAAAACGTTAGCGGATACGCCTTTGGACTTGGTGTAGAAAGATTTGCTATGCTTCTTCATCAGATACCAGATCTTAGAAGCCTTTTTGAAGGAGATATTAGACTTTTGGAGCAATTTAAATGA
- the purD gene encoding phosphoribosylamine--glycine ligase, whose amino-acid sequence MNILIIGSGGREYAIGLRLKQDKNVKKLYFSPGNAATKELGTNIILKDYYELADFAKKNDITLSVVGPENALSAGIVDIFKEKGLNIFGPTKAAARLESSKTYMKDFLHKNGIRTARFLNTNNFDEASKFIDTLGQIVVVKADGLCAGKGVIIAQSHDEAKKAALDMLSGDSFGDAGKSIVIEEFLDGFELSFFAICDGKNFVSLPVAQDHKRLLDNDKGPNTGGMGAYAPSPLASKELIKRVEQEVIAPTLVGMQKENAPFCGVLFVGLMIVDSIPYVLEFNVRFGDPECEVLMPLIDGNLSEILYNAATGKLIDITLKDDVAVGVVMASKNYPYDSTPKTKITIKDIPDGSHIAYAGVSEENGVLYSNGGRILVAVGVGKDIKEAHKKAYELVQNIDFDGSKFRKDIAYQALK is encoded by the coding sequence ATGAATATTTTAATTATAGGAAGCGGTGGCAGAGAGTATGCCATAGGGCTTAGACTAAAACAAGACAAAAATGTAAAAAAATTATACTTTTCTCCTGGAAACGCGGCTACAAAAGAGCTTGGCACAAATATCATCCTAAAAGATTATTATGAACTAGCTGATTTTGCAAAGAAAAACGATATAACTTTAAGTGTGGTTGGCCCAGAAAATGCACTGAGTGCTGGAATAGTAGATATATTTAAAGAAAAAGGGCTAAATATATTTGGCCCTACAAAAGCCGCTGCTAGATTAGAGAGCAGTAAGACTTATATGAAGGATTTTTTGCATAAAAATGGCATTAGGACTGCAAGATTTTTAAATACTAATAATTTTGATGAAGCTAGTAAATTTATAGATACTCTAGGTCAAATTGTAGTCGTAAAAGCAGATGGACTTTGCGCAGGAAAAGGTGTAATCATAGCTCAAAGTCACGATGAAGCGAAAAAAGCAGCTCTTGATATGTTAAGCGGAGATAGTTTTGGAGATGCGGGTAAAAGCATAGTTATAGAAGAGTTTTTAGATGGTTTTGAGCTTAGTTTTTTTGCTATTTGCGATGGCAAAAACTTTGTAAGTCTTCCAGTTGCTCAAGATCATAAAAGATTGCTTGATAATGATAAGGGTCCAAATACCGGTGGAATGGGGGCTTACGCACCAAGTCCTTTGGCTAGTAAAGAGCTTATAAAAAGAGTAGAGCAAGAAGTCATAGCTCCAACTTTAGTCGGTATGCAAAAAGAAAATGCTCCATTTTGTGGAGTTCTTTTTGTAGGTCTTATGATAGTTGATAGTATTCCTTATGTTTTAGAGTTTAACGTGCGTTTTGGGGATCCAGAATGTGAAGTTTTGATGCCTTTGATAGATGGAAATCTAAGTGAGATACTATATAATGCAGCTACTGGAAAACTTATAGATATCACTTTAAAAGATGATGTAGCAGTCGGCGTAGTCATGGCTAGTAAAAACTATCCTTATGATAGTACTCCTAAAACAAAAATAACTATAAAAGATATACCAGATGGCTCACATATAGCTTATGCCGGAGTTAGCGAAGAAAATGGCGTTTTATATAGTAATGGTGGGCGTATTTTAGTAGCAGTAGGCGTAGGAAAAGATATAAAAGAGGCTCATAAAAAAGCTTATGAGCTTGTGCAAAATATAGATTTTGACGGCAGTAAATTTAGAAAAGATATCGCATATCAGGCTCTTAAATGA
- a CDS encoding RDD family protein, which produces MNENLLDKLDRENISIAKIDRRILAYSVDEIIVSVIFLFAYWNSLVKTADNIEQLAMLISNLMFQITLLKVIYHAFFVWYYGATPGKMIFKIITLDTLMLSKPTFGTSVLRACVRILSEWCFYLGFIWAFGNIYRQTWHDKLAKTVVCNAY; this is translated from the coding sequence ATGAATGAAAATTTGTTAGATAAATTAGATAGGGAAAATATAAGTATAGCTAAGATAGATAGAAGAATTTTAGCTTATAGCGTTGATGAAATCATAGTTAGTGTTATATTTTTATTTGCATATTGGAACTCTTTGGTAAAAACTGCAGATAATATAGAACAACTAGCTATGCTTATATCAAATTTAATGTTTCAAATCACGCTTTTAAAGGTTATCTACCACGCATTTTTTGTCTGGTACTATGGCGCAACTCCGGGAAAAATGATATTTAAAATAATCACACTAGATACGCTTATGCTATCAAAACCTACATTTGGCACTAGCGTATTAAGAGCTTGTGTTAGAATACTGAGCGAATGGTGCTTTTATCTAGGTTTTATCTGGGCTTTTGGTAATATTTATAGACAAACTTGGCACGATAAATTAGCAAAGACAGTAGTTTGTAATGCTTATTAA
- a CDS encoding LPS-assembly protein LptD has product MLIKKTFLTVFTATLALAAVENVEFLADNVDKNGQIIEAKGNVLLFSQTYLVTADEAKYDEANEIVELFGNVNILKGENETTRSNYAKVNLKTDEINAESSFAMDKSKELWIQSDESCSNNDAYEVSESIVSSCNVQDPDWHIKFTSGELNKTSKFLHLYNPVFYVGDMPIFYLPYFGFSTDKTRRSGLLIPQISFGKGEGLRYLQPIYIATHDEWDLEFDPQVRTSRGAGLYSTFRFADSPYSKGLIRGGEFWDKSSYVQKEKLKNNKHYGYEIEYDRDKLVKYFLEGDYNEGLWLKYTNLNDIDYLNLRGKENNFDSLVQSKLNYFLATNEHYFGMYAKYYIDTAKIGSKYGNDDTLQELPTLQYHSFLNQFILPNLTYSFDTQYHNYTRSVGVSASSYELNLPVGINFNILDDFANFSITENLYATHIQYNNNKFYSNGSLRDDEFDDFINHYHDFALQTDLAKAYDDFYHTMNLRLDYIKPGYSSGKIKQKLLKYYQIADGADISKLQDDLFEDNFIGNLGDEYTTENTFTNLTQYFYDRDGKKILRHSVKQGYNIDNSEFSNLEHRVNLYLNNFTMANKFEYSHINNRFPKVQTGVGYLNSLFNTSLYHTYEEKDSENKTYERESYFGSSLNINVSRNYSLLGGFDYDFERNYTKRWKTGINYKRKCWSYSLIYQEDIEPKNTSGGIESKKTQGVYLMFGFYPFGEVGYDFSIEQNNNNGASLQ; this is encoded by the coding sequence ATGCTTATTAAAAAAACTTTTTTGACCGTATTTACCGCAACTTTAGCATTAGCTGCTGTGGAAAATGTCGAGTTTTTAGCCGATAACGTAGATAAAAACGGACAGATCATAGAAGCAAAAGGCAATGTTCTACTTTTTTCCCAAACATATTTAGTAACAGCAGACGAAGCAAAATATGACGAAGCAAACGAGATAGTTGAGCTTTTTGGAAACGTAAATATACTAAAAGGTGAAAACGAAACTACTAGATCAAATTATGCAAAAGTAAATTTAAAAACAGATGAGATAAACGCAGAAAGTAGTTTTGCTATGGATAAAAGTAAAGAGCTATGGATACAAAGCGATGAGAGTTGTAGCAACAATGACGCTTATGAAGTATCAGAATCGATAGTTTCTAGCTGTAATGTTCAAGATCCAGACTGGCATATAAAATTTACTAGTGGAGAGCTTAATAAAACAAGCAAATTTCTTCATCTTTATAACCCCGTTTTTTACGTGGGTGATATGCCGATATTTTATCTTCCTTATTTTGGTTTTTCTACGGATAAAACTAGGCGTAGTGGGCTTTTGATACCTCAAATTTCTTTTGGTAAAGGAGAGGGTCTTAGATATCTGCAACCTATCTATATAGCGACTCACGATGAATGGGATCTAGAGTTTGATCCTCAAGTTCGTACAAGTAGGGGAGCAGGGCTTTACTCTACATTTAGATTTGCGGATTCTCCTTATTCAAAAGGACTTATAAGAGGTGGAGAGTTTTGGGATAAATCTTCATACGTCCAAAAAGAAAAATTGAAAAACAACAAACATTATGGTTATGAGATAGAATATGATAGAGACAAGCTCGTAAAATACTTTTTAGAAGGGGATTATAACGAAGGATTGTGGCTTAAATATACTAATTTAAACGATATAGATTATCTAAATTTACGTGGCAAAGAAAATAACTTTGACTCATTAGTGCAGTCTAAACTCAACTATTTTCTTGCTACAAATGAGCATTATTTTGGTATGTATGCAAAGTATTATATAGACACCGCTAAAATCGGCTCTAAATACGGCAATGACGACACTTTGCAAGAGCTTCCAACTTTGCAATATCACAGCTTTTTAAACCAGTTTATACTTCCAAATTTAACATATTCGTTTGATACGCAATATCATAATTATACAAGAAGCGTTGGAGTGAGTGCATCTTCTTATGAGCTAAATTTACCAGTCGGTATAAATTTTAATATACTTGATGATTTTGCAAATTTTAGTATTACTGAAAATCTATATGCGACGCATATCCAGTATAATAATAATAAATTTTATAGTAACGGCTCTTTAAGAGATGATGAATTTGACGACTTTATAAACCATTATCATGATTTTGCGTTGCAAACAGATCTTGCAAAAGCTTATGACGATTTTTATCACACTATGAACTTAAGGCTTGATTATATAAAACCAGGATATTCAAGCGGTAAAATAAAACAAAAGTTGTTAAAATATTATCAAATAGCTGATGGAGCTGATATATCTAAGTTGCAAGATGATCTTTTCGAAGATAATTTTATCGGTAATTTAGGCGATGAATATACTACGGAAAATACATTTACAAATTTGACGCAGTATTTTTATGATAGAGACGGCAAAAAAATACTAAGGCATAGCGTCAAACAAGGCTATAATATCGACAATAGTGAGTTTTCAAATTTAGAACATAGAGTAAATTTATACCTAAATAACTTTACCATGGCAAACAAATTTGAATATTCACATATAAATAACCGTTTTCCTAAAGTTCAAACCGGAGTTGGATATTTAAATTCGCTGTTTAATACATCTTTATATCATACATATGAAGAAAAAGATAGTGAAAATAAGACTTATGAAAGAGAGAGTTATTTTGGCTCTTCTTTAAATATAAACGTATCTAGAAACTACTCGCTACTTGGCGGGTTTGATTATGATTTTGAAAGAAATTACACAAAAAGATGGAAAACCGGTATAAATTATAAAAGAAAATGCTGGAGTTATTCGCTCATTTATCAAGAAGACATAGAGCCAAAAAATACAAGCGGCGGTATAGAGTCTAAAAAAACTCAAGGAGTTTATCTGATGTTTGGTTTTTATCCGTTTGGCGAAGTAGGATATGATTTTTCTATAGAGCAAAACAATAATAATGGAGCTTCATTGCAATGA
- a CDS encoding uroporphyrinogen-III synthase, which produces MQIYPFKPIFDKSSKILIPGSFSSLRSHLDGFYSCLKKSSWSEAMIYLVSNTIFNDDEIINLKVCEVVFKKFSVDLDDFDVLVLTSKNGINALKFNDISPRNLIVKSIGEATTKSALDFGFSDVTQALSSHGKEFGMEIVNDLKNKKVLYISAKETMSNLSFFLKKNSVDITTIIGYENVILSLDSSLKPPLNSKIIFTSPKNVEGFIRNFGWDSSYKAIAIGKTTAKYLEKFTNAFQSKVQSINECVALAKEIK; this is translated from the coding sequence ATGCAAATTTATCCATTTAAACCTATTTTTGATAAGAGCTCAAAGATACTTATACCTGGCTCTTTTTCATCGCTTAGATCACATTTAGATGGATTTTACTCTTGCTTAAAGAAATCATCTTGGAGTGAAGCTATGATATATCTTGTTTCAAATACTATTTTTAATGATGATGAGATTATAAATTTAAAAGTATGCGAAGTGGTTTTTAAGAAATTTAGTGTTGATTTAGACGATTTTGATGTTCTTGTTTTAACTAGTAAAAATGGTATAAATGCTCTTAAATTTAATGATATATCGCCTAGAAATTTAATCGTAAAAAGCATAGGGGAAGCCACCACAAAAAGTGCTTTAGATTTTGGATTTAGCGATGTAACCCAAGCTTTAAGCTCGCATGGCAAAGAGTTTGGTATGGAGATTGTAAATGATCTTAAAAATAAAAAAGTTTTGTATATAAGTGCAAAAGAGACAATGTCAAATTTAAGCTTTTTTCTTAAAAAAAATAGTGTTGATATCACCACCATAATAGGCTATGAAAATGTGATATTAAGCTTAGATAGTAGTTTAAAACCGCCTTTAAACTCAAAAATTATATTTACTAGTCCAAAAAATGTAGAAGGGTTTATACGAAATTTTGGCTGGGATAGTAGCTATAAAGCTATAGCCATAGGAAAAACGACTGCAAAATATCTAGAAAAATTTACTAACGCATTTCAAAGCAAAGTTCAAAGCATAAACGAATGCGTGGCTTTAGCAAAAGAGATAAAATAA
- a CDS encoding polyribonucleotide nucleotidyltransferase: protein MQYSIEVNNQVEIFDLDKVAKQAAGAVLLRVKNTVILATVAREDAVVEDDFLPLTVQYIEKQYAAGRIPGGYIKRETKPGEFETLTSRIIDRSLRPLFPKGYAYPTQIVVMVLSSDPEVDLQVAALNAASVALYLSDIPVERAVCGVRVGYIDKEFVINPTNSELKNSSLDLYVAGVGDELLMIEMRSLPQIQNEIVPVIAIDPMIDPSLNEGFIPKQDMNEFSEDMMVEAIKFAGEAILRGSSAYEEAFSHHKKDNANLEYKPEIENENIAIYIDEFYKNDVKLAINQMAKSERASELSKIAKQIANSDIAIKEGWSEEVILNILGKYKKKIVRSQIIEEARRADGRGLKEVRPITIETNILPSAHGSCLFTRGQTQALVVATLGTDNDAQMNELLTEKNAVSEKFMFNYNFPGFSVGEASPLKAPGRRELGHGNLAKRALYPSVDINSPYSLRIVSEILESNGSSSMASVCGGSLAMRAAGVETIKLVAGVAMGLIFEGDKHAVLTDIMGLEDHDGDMDFKVAGSIDGITALQMDIKLGGISLEVLKEALYQAKEGREHILKIMQRANDDIVINEDVLPKLELFSVDPSKIVDIIGQAGKTIKEIIEKFEVSIDLDREKGEVKIAGGQKGKVEAAKDYIIKILQKEPRSGDFKGRKENKNVSAFSVGDEFEGEVKKVAQFGAFISLRDGVDGLLHISKMSAPLHEGDRVKVKVGEIKSGKISLELN, encoded by the coding sequence ATGCAGTATTCGATAGAAGTAAATAATCAAGTTGAAATTTTTGATTTAGATAAAGTAGCCAAACAAGCAGCCGGTGCAGTTCTTTTGCGTGTGAAAAATACGGTAATCTTAGCAACAGTAGCTAGAGAAGACGCTGTGGTAGAAGATGATTTTTTGCCACTTACAGTTCAGTATATAGAAAAACAATACGCAGCAGGAAGAATACCTGGTGGATATATCAAAAGAGAGACAAAGCCTGGGGAATTTGAAACTCTCACAAGTCGTATAATTGATAGAAGCTTAAGACCACTTTTTCCAAAAGGATATGCATATCCTACTCAAATAGTTGTAATGGTTTTAAGTAGCGATCCAGAAGTGGATCTCCAAGTAGCTGCACTAAATGCTGCAAGTGTGGCACTTTATCTTAGCGATATCCCTGTTGAACGCGCTGTTTGCGGTGTTAGAGTAGGCTATATAGATAAAGAATTTGTTATAAATCCTACTAATAGTGAGCTTAAAAATTCTAGTTTAGATCTTTATGTTGCTGGTGTGGGCGATGAGCTTTTGATGATAGAAATGAGAAGTTTGCCACAAATTCAAAACGAGATAGTGCCAGTCATAGCTATAGATCCTATGATAGATCCGAGTCTAAATGAGGGCTTTATACCAAAACAAGATATGAATGAATTTAGTGAAGATATGATGGTAGAAGCCATTAAATTTGCGGGTGAGGCTATTTTAAGAGGTAGTAGTGCTTATGAAGAAGCATTCTCACACCATAAAAAAGATAATGCAAATTTAGAATACAAACCTGAAATAGAAAATGAAAATATTGCTATTTATATAGATGAATTTTATAAAAACGATGTGAAATTAGCCATAAATCAAATGGCAAAAAGTGAGCGTGCAAGTGAGTTATCAAAGATAGCAAAACAGATAGCAAATAGCGATATAGCCATAAAAGAGGGTTGGAGCGAAGAAGTTATTTTAAATATTTTAGGAAAATATAAAAAGAAGATAGTTAGATCTCAGATCATAGAAGAAGCAAGAAGAGCAGATGGAAGAGGGCTAAAAGAAGTTAGACCTATCACTATCGAAACAAATATACTTCCAAGCGCACACGGAAGTTGTCTATTTACTCGTGGTCAAACTCAAGCTCTTGTAGTAGCTACTTTAGGTACTGATAATGACGCTCAGATGAATGAGCTTTTAACAGAAAAAAATGCCGTATCTGAAAAATTTATGTTTAATTATAATTTTCCTGGATTTAGCGTCGGCGAAGCAAGCCCATTAAAGGCTCCTGGTAGAAGAGAGCTAGGACATGGAAATTTGGCTAAAAGAGCACTATATCCAAGTGTTGATATAAATAGTCCTTACTCTTTAAGAATAGTTAGTGAGATATTAGAAAGTAACGGATCTAGCTCTATGGCTAGTGTTTGTGGTGGTTCTTTGGCTATGCGTGCTGCTGGCGTTGAAACTATAAAATTAGTAGCTGGAGTTGCTATGGGGCTGATTTTTGAAGGCGATAAACACGCAGTTTTGACTGATATCATGGGGCTTGAAGATCATGATGGCGATATGGATTTTAAAGTTGCTGGAAGTATAGATGGTATCACAGCACTTCAAATGGATATAAAGCTTGGAGGAATCAGTCTTGAAGTACTAAAAGAAGCTCTGTATCAAGCTAAAGAAGGAAGAGAGCATATACTTAAAATTATGCAAAGAGCAAATGATGATATAGTCATCAATGAAGATGTTTTGCCTAAACTAGAGCTATTTAGTGTCGATCCTAGCAAGATAGTTGATATCATCGGACAAGCTGGAAAAACTATAAAAGAGATTATAGAGAAATTTGAAGTTAGCATAGATCTAGACCGCGAAAAAGGCGAAGTAAAAATAGCAGGTGGTCAAAAAGGTAAAGTTGAAGCAGCAAAAGATTATATTATTAAAATTTTACAAAAAGAACCACGATCTGGAGACTTTAAAGGCAGAAAAGAAAATAAAAATGTATCTGCATTTAGTGTTGGAGATGAGTTTGAAGGAGAGGTAAAAAAAGTAGCTCAGTTTGGTGCGTTTATATCTTTAAGAGACGGCGTTGATGGGCTTTTACATATATCTAAAATGAGTGCTCCTTTACATGAGGGAGATAGGGTAAAAGTTAAAGTCGGCGAGATAAAAAGTGGAAAAATTTCTTTGGAGTTAAATTAG
- a CDS encoding histidine triad nucleotide-binding protein, with the protein MACIFDKIVAGEIPSNKVLENENFLAFHDINPKAPIHILIIPKKHYENFQVMDPALMGEMTKFIQEVASVIGVDKTGYRLVTNCGENGGQEVMHLHFHLLGGTMLKWTDDHLNDPKDSF; encoded by the coding sequence ATGGCTTGCATTTTTGACAAGATAGTCGCCGGAGAAATTCCATCAAACAAAGTTCTAGAAAATGAAAATTTTTTGGCATTTCACGATATAAATCCAAAGGCACCTATACATATATTGATAATACCAAAAAAGCACTATGAGAATTTTCAAGTTATGGATCCAGCTTTAATGGGTGAAATGACAAAATTTATTCAAGAAGTTGCTAGTGTGATCGGTGTAGATAAGACCGGATATAGGCTTGTTACTAATTGCGGTGAAAACGGCGGTCAAGAAGTGATGCATCTACATTTTCATCTACTTGGCGGAACTATGCTAAAATGGACTGATGATCATTTAAATGATCCTAAAGATAGTTTTTAA